A stretch of Polypterus senegalus isolate Bchr_013 chromosome 3, ASM1683550v1, whole genome shotgun sequence DNA encodes these proteins:
- the LOC120525663 gene encoding claudin-20-like: MASAGMQILAFISALLGVFGATVATLLPNWKVSADVGSNIITAISQTQGLWMNCTWYSTGMFSCTMKHSVLVLPAYLQTARTTMVLSCVLAVLGICLCSFGLKCTRWGGGRQAKRHTAIAGGVCFILAGILCLIPAAWFTNEVISSFLASSVPESNKYEPGGAVYVAFVSAGFLLVGGLIFCISCTRKQQGPQFYPRSKQQQQCCKASQPTDNTMGYSLQDYV; encoded by the coding sequence ATGGCATCTGCTGGGATGCAGATCCTCGCTTTCATCTCTGCACTGCTTGGTGTCTTCGGTGCCACTGTTGCTACTTTGTTGCCCAACTGGAAGGTCAGTGCAGATGTGGGCTCGAACATTATCACTGCCATCTCACAGACACAAGGACTATGGATGAACTGCACTTGGTACAGCACAGGGATGTTCAGCTGCACAATGAAACATTCGGTCTTGGTGCTGCCTGCCTACCTGCAAACGGCTCGTACTACTATGGTGCTGTCCTGCGTCCTGGCTGTGCTGGGAATCTGTCTCTGCTCCTTTGGTCTAAAATGCACACGCTGGGGAGGAGGAAGACAGGCAAAAAGACACACTGCGATCGCTGGAGGAGTCTGCTTCATCCTGGCTGGAATCCTCTGCCTCATTCCGGCTGCTTGGTTCACCAATGAAGTCATTTCTAGCTTTCTGGCTTCCTCTGTGCCAGAAAGTAACAAATATGAGCCAGGAGGAGCTGTGTACGTTGCGTTTGTGTCAGCAGGTTTTCTGCTTGTTGGGGGGTTGATCTTTTGCATATCCTGTACTAGGAAGCAGCAGGGACCACAGTTCTATCCTCGAAGCAAACAGCAGCAGCAGTGCTGCAAAGCCTCTCAACCTACAGACAATACGATGGGCTATAGCCTACAGGACTATGTGTAA